The window AACTTAGGGATCAGGTGGAAATAAAAACTCCCAAACCCGATGTTGGGACAATAGAAGAAGCTTTTTCTCATGTGCACCATATATCTCGCTCTCGGTCACAAACACTACCTTGAACATCCACAACAACATAGGAATCATGAACTTTTGTGTCATCAGGCCAAGGAATTCTTCACAGCACGAACATCACAGGAATCATACATGTTCACCTCAGCGCCATGGCACTCCCTTTCCCTAGAATGTCTACCTGCCCACTTCCCTTCACTTCCATCATGTCTTCTACATGAAAACGACCGTCCATCTCATGCAGGTGGTTGCAGTTAATACACAAATCATGGAGAAGAAAAGCGTTGCTACAACATAATAGGAATTTAGAAGTTGTTTGTCAAATTCTATTGGTCCAACCTTTAGAGGGTAGCGGAGTAATCCCATATGGAACCGAAAGGGTCACCATGTTGGATCAAAGACGCAATAAGAAACCAATTCAAATGTGACAATTGAACATTGTGAAGATCCagcttttttaatatataatgatTAAATTTGGATGAAGGGAGTTTGAATATAGTCACCTCCTTCTAAGGCTACGTTCGGAACAATTGCCTAACTTGACTCTAATGTTTTCCATACACACGCTATCCAAACGGTTAAACAAtgcattttttaaaagtaatatttatagaaaagtgcttaaaaaaccatattaattgattttttaagtttattaagctaatacttaattaattatgcgttaATGGATCGTTTCGATTTATGTGCTAGTACGAAAGGTTGCCAGCCTtagcttagggtgtgtttggatggagggatttGGGTGGATAGGACATGGCGGCCCATTATTTGTGGGTGTTTGGTTGGTGGGCGGAAGTGGGATAGGGCGGCCCGGAGGGGAATATTCCCTCTAGATGCCGGATGGTGGTAtctggccgatttggccggatGGAGCCGCCCGAGCGCTCGGGTGAGCGGGGCGAGCGACGACGTGGGTCGTGtcacccttctcaccatgcGAAACAGCGATGTGGGTAAGCGGCGATGGCAGCGggatgaaggaggcggcggtggcagcgacccggtgcacggcggcggcaacggaaTAAGGATGAGGGGACGGCAGCGGCAAGCCCAAAGGCGGCTGCAACGGGAGGAGGaaaggagacgacgacgacgatgacgaccggTGGGgggacggagacgacgacgacgaccggaggaGACGGGGACGACTGTGACGACCGGTGGGgacggagacgacggcgacgactagATTTGGAGGATACGGGGCAGCGGCCGGTGGGGAAGGAGACGGGGTGGCGGCCGGTGTAGAAGGAAACGACGGCGACAACCGGATCTGGAGGAGAGGTGAGACGAGCGTGGCGGAGACCGGTGGGGAAGGAGGTGGGGCGGAGGCCAGCGGTCGAGaaggcggggcggcggccgtcgaGAGGAGCAGGGCGGCGGCCGTTGAGAggagcgggcgaggcggcggccggcgtgcaagaaggtgaggcggcggccggcgtgaAGAGCAAGAAGGaccaactttttttctttttttctcctttttccccttttatttctctttagattttttattttgcagtacattgataatttttagtttggTGAATTTGAAGGGGTATACTCACCACCTCTAATGATGAGGTGATTGTAACCACTCATCCATCCTACTCCTtctaaccaaacaaaaaaatggATCACCAAATCCATCTTCATCCCTGGAACCAAACAAAAGACTGGATTGCCATATTCActctaccaaacaaaaaactggcTCGTCATATCCCATCCAACCTTGACtgtgaaccaaacacaccctaagcctAAATACTTATACAAATTTAGTTCTAGTTTTCTCCTTCTAAATattatacaaatttattttgCCAAAAAGTCTCAGCTGTCCATTAATTGGATGAGTGGCTCACATCACTCGCAGTATTTACCTCCGGACGAAGAAGAAATCGCCGCCACCCTCTCCAAAAACCCTAGCTTTCCTCCCCCTCGAAACCCCACCACACCACTGCAACGcgtgcgagcggcggcgagaggaaggaggagaccGATGGGGCGGCCGTACGCGGTGAAGGGGCGGAAGAAGAAGCGGaagctcgacgacggcggggccTCCCGCGAGCCCCCGGTCGAcgaagaggcggcggaggagctgccgccgccggagggggtggaggaggaggaggggaaggaggaggacgtggcggcggcggcggcggccggggaggttGCTGATGGGCTACCCGTCGTGCCACGGCCGGTGGACGGGAAGCGGCGGCCCGGCGCGATCTTCGTGCTCGAGAGGGCCTGCCTCGAGGTCGGCAAAGTCGGCAAGGTATGGGGCGAAGCTTCGCCAACAAATTTATTACACCTTTTTCTTGCGCTTTTTTTTCGACCAATCCGTTTCTGGCTTTGGATGTACAGTTTGGATAGTTGGATTAGTTCTGTTCTTATGCTTATCTTGATAAATTTGTTTGCGCTAGAAGATAATTCAGCTGTATACTTTGTTAACGAGTTAGCTGTATTGTATCTGAACATATCATTCTGTATACCTGATGATTGAGGAGCTTAATGCTACACGAATGATACTTTTGACAATTCTTTGTTAGCTATATTGTATCTGAACATATCAGTCTGTAGCTCTGATGATTGAAGAGCTTAAGCTGCACGAATGATATTTTTGACGATTCTTTTGACTCTTTGTGTAGACTATGCAAATCCTGAACTCGGATGACCATGCTAATTATTTGAGGAAGCAAAACAGGAATCCAGCTGATTACAGGCCTGATATCATTCACCAGGTATTTCGAATTTCTTGTATTTCCGGAGCTCCCAGGGATTAATGGCACATGATTAAAGCCTGTCCTCTCTCACATCTGTACAACCCCTGTTTGAAACTGAACGAAAGCAGACATCCAATTTTCTGTTTGAAATCATTCCGTACCACATCATTATCTGTGTTCTATTTTGGCTTCCCCTATTGAGGATATATACATTCCATGGCATTTACCTCCTCACTTTTGGGGGCTAACCACAGAATGGCCCCTCTGGTAAaggatactacctccgtcccaaaaagaatGTTATTCTGGCTATGCATCTAGACATACTCTTATCAGGTGCATAGTTAGAAATGCATTCTTTTTGGGACAGAAGTAGTAGCTGATTTCTGTAGTTGGTGCTGTGCACATAACACCAGAATGAAGTCATTCTTGAAAGAGCCTCGTGGTGATTTTACAAAGAACATCTAAGTGATTAATGAAAAAGAAATTGTTCAAGCCAGTCATTCATTTCTCTCATTTGTTTTATACCTGCTTTCTCAAAGCCAACATAATTTGTATTCTTAATATTTTGCAGGCTCTTCTTGCAATATTTGATAGCCCACTAACTAAAGCTGGGAGGTTACAAGCTGTTTATGTTAGGACTGAAAAGGGAGTATTGTTTGAAATCAAGCCTTACGTCCGCATGCCACGTACATTCAAACGTTTTTGCGGTTTAATGTGTAAGTTAATAATGGCTGTAATTGCACATATATTGTGTTTTTAGTGTTTTCTGTGAACTGTGCTGATGAAGTATTTCTACAATATTGCAGCACAATTATTGCAGAAGTTGAGCATTACAGCAGTTGGAAAGCGGGAGAAGCTTCTTAATGTCATTAAAAATCCAGTCACCCGCTATCTACCAGTTGGAGCAAAGAAGATTGGTAAGAATCCATATTCTTTTAGTGGTAGTGTTAATCTTAGGTATAAGTAAATCCAGAGTTCCTTAAACTAGCTAGAGTAACATCCTAAAATCATCTTTGGTTAGACTAGGATTAAATTTGGATGACAGAAACCAAAATTTTGAGAACTGAATGTCATGACATACAATTTTCCAGAACCTCGTTTACTAGTTTTGTGTAGAGAATTTCTACTCATTTTTTTCCTATGAGAATCACAACATAAAGTAGTATTTGTAAAATATACCTGCAAAGATGCACTTTTAGCTAGGTCAAATAGTATAATTCGTGACCCAATGAACATTTAGTAGCACATTTTTCTTGATCAGGGCATCAGGTAATGGTCCACTGTTGGTTGTTGCTAATTCATGAGTTTTTTTATACTTAGGTCTTTCATATAGTGCTGAGAAGTCAGTCAATTTGTTTGACTATGTTGCCAAATCCAGTGACGATGTACCCCTTGTGTTTGTGGTGAGTTAAGCTATGCCGTcgagttgatttattttttgttccattcTTTCTTCCTGGTCCATCTCTTATAGTCTGCACATGATTTCAGGTAGGTGCTATGGCTCATGGAAAGATTGACAACGAATACTCAGATGATTACATACAAAGTAAGTTACCTTCAATTAAAATTAGAGTTAGAGCAAACAGTTTGCAGGATCATGGTGATATCATCTATTTGCTGCATTCTTTTGTTAttgtctactccctccgtttcatattgtaagactttctagcattgcccatattcatatagatgttaatgaatctagacacatatatatgcctggattcattaacatctatatgaatgcgAACaacgctagaaagtcttacattgtgaaacggaggaagtagctgttaaaaatattattacataAAGGTTTCAAGCAAGTTGCATTTATCATATGCTCGCTCATTTGTAAGACAGGTTTACAATCTAGCTCTGTAACACAAATGCCCTGTTGCCTTTCCTGAGATGCCTGGAATGTTGCGTGCATTTACTGTCTCAAAGATGTTTTCTTTAGTtcgtaaaaaaatgtttttcctTTGTGACTTATGTAAATATAGACAgtctcagatttttttttccttttacttGTGTTGATATCCATTGTCTTCAGATGGTTTCGTTTGACTCGTGTTGATATTCTGCACATTGTTCTTGCAGTTTGCAATTACCCTCTCAGTGCTGCCTGCTGTTTGAATCGAATATGCAGTGCTCTCGAGCAGAAGTGGAACATCCAGTGAAAGGAAATTTTGAAAACGAACACTGAAAAACATTATGTGAAATTGTTGTGTACTCGCTAGCTAATGCAATTTTGCGGTCTCCTCCCATGCTGAGTGTGTACTGTATTCTGATTGTGGAGACTTGAAAACTCCGGTGGTAATAGTGTTAAAGTTCAATGTTTGTCGCAACAATATGTTACATCTTGAGGCATACTGTTGCTTATGATTACCACCAGCCTTGAGCTAGGTTGGTTGAAAACCGAACTGCAACGTTTGTCCTTTGCCCCAAAATTTTACGCTGAGCTGAGATTTACCCGCATTAACAGGACCATTTCACTCCCGAGATCTCATGACAAGCGGTTTTTTCGTTTGATTCCTTGGTTTTATTTATACTTCTACTCAACGCTtggtccatatatatatagtatcacAGAAAATTTTAAGATAGTGGGACAGTTCAATCATGAATCAGATCTTCTAAAATAACACAGGAACCATACCAGTCAATGCCTGCGAGAATAGAAAAATGGTTACGGTTGCATAAAAGCAAATGCTTTAGCTCTTCATGTTCAGTCCAGCATGATAGAAGAAGACATTGCAATCTCTAGAGCTGTTTGGTTCTTACCCAATCTTAataataccaaaaaaaaaagttggcaaTCCAATTAATTTGTTGCCAAATAATTGGCATtccctttcaaaaaaaaaaaaggtggcaTTGCCAAAATATTGGTAAGCAAATTGAAATGTAGTGTGAACACATTTCCAAGTGgaattttggcagcaaaccaaacaaCCCTCACCAAACATTTTCATCAGGTTTACATTGACAATGATCCAAACATTGTTCTCAGGATTTGGCAATGCCAACACTTTAAACAGGTTTACATTGACAATGATCCAAACAAGCTTCTCAGGTGCTAGGTTTTGCTGAAATTACCAAGCAGAAAGAACACTCGATGCAACTACAGTCTACATTACAAGTACAGGTAAAAAAGTGGATGATCCTTGTTATATTCACAAAATGTTCCACGGTAATGAGTTCAACGGCCAAACTCGTTATTTCATTTAGTGACTACGATACATACTTACAACCGGGCACAATTCGAGTAACTCGATCAGTTATTCAGAACTTCTTTAACTTCACAGCAAGCTTATCAAGGTGAAAGTCCATGATCTCCGAGATGGTCTCCAAGAATGTCTCCTCACTAGTTCCTGGAAGGATGGCATCCTCTGCTTCCTCTATGATGGCCTCGATTTCAGATTCTTTTTTGACTGTTTGCCTGCATAAGATGCTGCCGATGTCATAAGGCGTTAGGCCTCTCTCTGCCCCCTTCTTCAAAAGCATTGTGCTGATGCGCAGAACTCGGGCACACTGGGGAGATAGCGCCCACCCGTGGAACTTGAGAAGCGCAATGTCTTTGTCAGCATCTAGTGATCCAATGTATGCTGCGGTTTCTGGACCGAAGGGTTCGCGGGCTTGGGGCCAGTAGAGCCACTCAAAGGTACAATCTTCAAACTGCAAAGGGGAAAAGGTAAAGACTCGTAAACTGGTACAGAAAAATTGATTGAACTAAGCAAGATAGCATACAAGGAATTAACTTGTACAAAAATAATGCCAGCTAACAATGATTCAAATCAAATGAATATTAAGGACACACGGCCTTGTTTACTGGATCAGTGCCGAAATTGTCACATTAACATAGACAAAAACATTGAGAAAATACGAGGATATTACTGACATTGTTTAAACTTCCAACAACACTAAATAATTACTAGGGATCTCTAATTACTATGCTAAGGACAAAAATAGCAGTTTAAGTTTACCAATTCAAGCGAGTGAACATAAATACAATTGTTTCACATGATAGCAATGATCAAATACCTTCTCTGGCAGGCAGTACCCATGATCAATTGGAATCAACTTCAAGTGATCTTCTCCATCTTGGCACACTAATATGTTCCCAGCATGACGATCAGCATTTGCCAACCTAATATCCAGTATGGCAATCTTCTGAACCTCTTTAACTGGGAAAGCTCGAGGGCCCATATCCTCACAACTGCCATTGTTATCTACAAACAGCTGCAATGATCCAACCTTATTAGATCCCTTCCCCATATGGAAACAACGGACCAACGCTGTGGGTGGTACACCAGAAAATCCAGGAACATCACACGATTTACATCCATAAACTGGATGGTCAAGAATATATGCTGCAACCTCCCTTAATGCACCTTCCCCTACTCGCGTTCCCCTTTTCAACCCCTCACCATCAGTTGACAAAGGAAGGCCCCTGGGATTATTCTTTGCCATTGGTTCCTCATCAATAGGCTTGAATACTGCAACATTGCTTTCACCTGAAGAGTCCTTCATGAAATAGACTCCCCCTGAACCCTCTGTTGACATCACGGGAAGGTACCCGTTTTCTATACCAGAAATTGTTGAGTAGATCATTTCCATCACAGCAGGAGACAATTTCACCTTTCCATTAGCAATGATTGGCTCAACTGGAGCAGGTTTACCCTTAGCTGGTTTCGCAAGGTTCAAAGCATCTGTTTGGAGGTTATCATTGTCTTTGGGAGTAACAACTGTAACAACAGTTTCCTTATCACCCTGCTGTGTCTGAACCTTTGCTGGCCTGCGGATGAACAAGTGGATAACTGCAGCACCCTTCTTGCTAATATCTGCAATCAATTGGTTATCCTCAAGCTCTTCACCGTCAAACACAAGCCTTTGGTCCTTGAGACTCCCAAGTTGCTGTCCACTCTCAGCTGAGAGCTTGTCCTTGAGATACCCAACATTGCAGCAACTCTCCACCTGGAACTGAAATTTCTTCCCATTGGCAGTCTCAATGCTTATCGCACGGAGGTCAGCCAACCGCACGACAAGATGAAGCACATTTCCATCGGTAAGTCCATAATCCCTGACATGGGAGTTGTTTAGTGACAGCTCATGCCCACTGAACACCAGCCGCTGCTTGGTAGTGACAAAGCCCTTGAACTGCTGGATGCGGAGCTTGACCGAGGCAACAGAGTCTGAGTGCAGGACACGCATTGGCATGGGTGCCACCCCTGGCATGGCAAGAAAAATGACAATAGAATCCAGCTGCTGCAACCGGGGCTCGCCATGGGGCGCAAAACAAAACTGGTCCAGCAGGGGGCTCAGTGTGGCTATACCGGCTGACGACATCTTTGCTGATCTCAAGCAACACAGCCAAGGCAGCCAAAGCTACTGATGCAACAAGCACAAGTGCACAGCCACCAGCACTAGAGAAGCAGCTATTTGCACTATGAATTAGTGGATGTGACCCATTGATGAAAAAACAAACCCTAGGGTCTCCTATCAACAAGGAAACCCTAGGGGCCACCGCTTGACACCAATGCGCCTATAATCCCTTCTTGGCCCCCAATGCGTTCAACCCTGCACATTCAAGAGAAACAAATCATCAAACCCTAGGTGAGCAATCGTGGTACTCAAAGCAGCAATTTCAGCAAACCACATAGCAACAATCTGAGCATTTCGCACCCGAACCGAAGGAATCGTGCAGAGGCGGCAGGATCGTCTCTGCTACTACTCCAATGGCGCAGCAGCACAGCATCTGtagaagttcaaaaaaaaaaaaagaagaaaaaaatataaatcgagTAGGAACTCGAGTTCGGCCAGGGGATTCGAACAGCACAAGCAACAGAGAGACCCCTCACCGGAATTGATATAAACAGATTGGATCCGAGGAGGCGCGAAGACGAAGCCTCCCAGCCTCCCTTCtccgtctccgcctccgcctccgcctcggcctccGACGGGCCGCGAACCCCCGCGAGATTCCGCTTCCGAAGTCGCGCAGTCTACGATCGATCGCCATTGCCAACACGCGTTAGAAACACAAACCCGAATCCAAAAAATCGCACCACTTCCTCATCGATCCTACCCATCAATAACACAGGAACCAAATCGCTCCCGCGGGAGGGAGAAATCGCGGAAAGTGAATCGGAGAACGAATGGATCATCTTACCacgacggcggaggcgcggaTTGGCGGTGGCCGGAGCCGATCAACTGCTCCGCCCTtcggaagagagagagagagagagagagagaattgttgaaaagaaaaagaatgggTGAGGGTTTAATTGGGCGAGGTGGTGTGGGTTTAGCTTAGCGTGGTGCCGTGGTGGGAGTGGGATTTTAACTTAAGtaggatttggatttggatttggagtTGGAAGGCGGTGGCTTTGGCTTCGGGTTGCCGGCTTCGTGGGGAACACGTTGGAAAGGAGTCGGTTACTGTTTAGAATAAGTAACTCCGgtaattaattataattattaattaattaattgtctgTTTGTTTCCAGTAATGAATGACTTACAAAAAAAGAAACCCggggttgcaacttgcaagtcaGGCCAACGGTGAGCTGGGGCCATTAGGTCCTACTGTATTTCGAATTTGAAATTTTATGAGCTTTTATAGGCTGACTATTTCTGCTAGTTAAACTTATTTAAGTTTgacaaaatttatagaaaaatttagtaatatttttaatacaaaacaaacatattttatattaaatattagttttaatAAAGCTAATTTCATGTTTTAGATGctgttaaatttttctatatttaaataggaaaataatcaaaataacttataatatgaaaaataaGAGAGTAGTTGACATTAGACATTGCTCGTTTCAAAATCGCTAGTAGATCTTTTctgaaaataacaaatactttAGAAGTTTTTGTAAAACACGAACCCTGCTATATGTACAACTTCTACATTCGATCGGTGTACAATCGAAACGGCAAAGCAGCACAGTACATGATGGCGTGAGGCTTCATGTGACGTATAGCATGTTGCTGATGCCGCGTACGTCGTTGTCCAAAAGTCGGACGCTCCGGTCGTTTGTATATTATTTTCGGTAAAACACTTTAATAtgaaaatggaggaagtaaacTCGGGTATGCTCCAACGCTCTTGACGGTGGTACTCTATAACATGCGCTTGTGAAAAGTGAAAACCCAAGTTGGGTTCTAATTCTAGATAAATAGAAAAGGAAATATAAGAATTGCGTTATAAGGGAACATGAAGTTTTTTCCGATTGGTAATAATTGAATAGTTTCCTATgaaaatggtaaaaaaaatcttGTGAAACTTCGGAGTTACAAATGATACATCCAAAGGTGTCATATTATAAGCCTATAAATTATGTAGATCGAAATGTTTACAATGCAACCATTGCACAATGATCCCCAAACAAGGATTATATACCAAGAAAACAAATATTACAACGATTGATTTCTAAGCCTGTGTTCGAGAGGTGAGGCCCACACACGCAAAACAGAGCGACgcattttcttatgattaattaagtatttaatattttttttaaaaaatggattgatatgattttttaaagcaactttcatatacaaATCTTTTACAAAAACACAcagtttaacagtttgaaaaatatgCGTGCGGAATACGtgggaggtgagttgggaaatgtgggggaagaacacagcctaattctTCTTTGCTAGCGCTTGAAGAAAGTACATAAATTAAATGGGAGAAATTTGTAATTGATTAGGAAGAAAAAGTAGGTGAAGAATTTGAATGGTGAAAGATTGTGATTAGTTGATAATGGAATATATGTGgtgaaattattatattttagaataaattttaaatgctaaAAGTTGATATATTTTAAGACACTAAAGTAACAAGCAAGTTCGCAGAAAGGATCTTGAAACAACAACGACAAGCAGTCAAGCTGCTGCCAATGCCATGGATGTTCCTGGGCTCCTGTGAAGAATTCTAGAAAATACTCTATCCATCCCAATATATAACAATTTTGGACTGCCAATGCCATGAATTTGAAGAAtgatatgtccagattcgtaataGTAGGCAAATCCGATACTAGGCTACCTCCTTCGGTTTGTCACAAAATAAGTTATCTTTTAATAATCATTACATCGAAGTTTATGAAGGTAAGAGATAAATGGATTGGGAGTAAACAAAAGGAGAAATAATTTtattgagatttgataaagtgAAGGTATTTTAGTTTTTGTATTGGTACGTGTGAGATGAATGAagaataaacttattttagggTTGGAAGTATAAACTTAGGGTTGGAAGTATGTTTATAGTTTAAGTCTTGGCGTAAATATTGAAGACGACCGACTAGTTGAAATCGTGGATACGAGTTACGACCGGCACAGATCGATCAGCATGAATCGACACCGAAGGTTTGGTTTGGCCAGTGCAACCTGTAACGTTATGTACTAGTGCTTTCCTGCCGTAATAAAAATTTTCTTGATTCCTAC of the Oryza sativa Japonica Group chromosome 2, ASM3414082v1 genome contains:
- the LOC4329057 gene encoding uncharacterized protein, which encodes MGRPYAVKGRKKKRKLDDGGASREPPVDEEAAEELPPPEGVEEEEGKEEDVAAAAAAGEVADGLPVVPRPVDGKRRPGAIFVLERACLEVGKVGKTMQILNSDDHANYLRKQNRNPADYRPDIIHQALLAIFDSPLTKAGRLQAVYVRTEKGVLFEIKPYVRMPRTFKRFCGLMSQLLQKLSITAVGKREKLLNVIKNPVTRYLPVGAKKIGLSYSAEKSVNLFDYVAKSSDDVPLVFVVGAMAHGKIDNEYSDDYIQICNYPLSAACCLNRICSALEQKWNIQ
- the LOC4329058 gene encoding phosphatidylinositol 4-kinase gamma 4-like, encoding MSSAGIATLSPLLDQFCFAPHGEPRLQQLDSIVIFLAMPGVAPMPMRVLHSDSVASVKLRIQQFKGFVTTKQRLVFSGHELSLNNSHVRDYGLTDGNVLHLVVRLADLRAISIETANGKKFQFQVESCCNVGYLKDKLSAESGQQLGSLKDQRLVFDGEELEDNQLIADISKKGAAVIHLFIRRPAKVQTQQGDKETVVTVVTPKDNDNLQTDALNLAKPAKGKPAPVEPIIANGKVKLSPAVMEMIYSTISGIENGYLPVMSTEGSGGVYFMKDSSGESNVAVFKPIDEEPMAKNNPRGLPLSTDGEGLKRGTRVGEGALREVAAYILDHPVYGCKSCDVPGFSGVPPTALVRCFHMGKGSNKVGSLQLFVDNNGSCEDMGPRAFPVKEVQKIAILDIRLANADRHAGNILVCQDGEDHLKLIPIDHGYCLPEKFEDCTFEWLYWPQAREPFGPETAAYIGSLDADKDIALLKFHGWALSPQCARVLRISTMLLKKGAERGLTPYDIGSILCRQTVKKESEIEAIIEEAEDAILPGTSEETFLETISEIMDFHLDKLAVKLKKF